One uncultured Jannaschia sp. DNA segment encodes these proteins:
- a CDS encoding CpaF family protein gives MFSRYKKPQIEGAKPIGAAAAKPDASPDSAAADAAPAAASAKTAPPKDAAPAPENKDLKRRERIEGLKTEMHHRLLDNLNLAALDKADPNALRAEIVAITTEELAEMGVVLGREDRDILNGELFDEVTGLGPLEPLLKDPDVNDILVNGPHNIYVERAGKLSKSEIRFKDERHLLRIIDKIVSAVGRRVDESNPYVDARLKDGSRFNAMVPPVAVDGSLVSIRKFKKEKLGIDKLVEFGAFTEEMAMYLQAACACRLNVIVSGGTGSGKTTTLNALSSFIGQAERVLTIEDTAELQLQQDHVGRMESRPPNVEGKGAVTQRDCLRNALRMRPDRIIVGETRGEEVIDMLQAMNTGHDGSMTTIHANNARDAISRLENMIAMAGIEMPLKAVRAQIASAVNLIVQASRLQDGSRRMVSITEVTGMEGEVITLQEIFRYERLGLEPDGTIIGRFTATGIRSHYADRFKAWGYDLPSNIYEPAEGR, from the coding sequence ATGTTTTCACGCTACAAGAAGCCGCAGATCGAGGGCGCCAAGCCCATCGGCGCCGCCGCGGCCAAGCCCGATGCGTCCCCCGATTCCGCGGCCGCCGATGCCGCCCCCGCTGCCGCATCCGCCAAGACCGCCCCGCCGAAGGACGCCGCCCCCGCGCCCGAGAACAAGGATCTCAAGCGGCGCGAGCGGATCGAGGGCCTCAAGACCGAGATGCATCACCGGTTGCTCGACAACCTGAACCTCGCCGCGCTCGACAAGGCCGATCCGAACGCGCTGCGCGCCGAGATCGTCGCGATCACCACCGAGGAGCTCGCCGAGATGGGCGTCGTCCTAGGGCGCGAAGATCGCGACATCCTCAACGGCGAACTCTTCGACGAAGTCACGGGCCTCGGCCCGCTCGAGCCGCTCTTGAAGGACCCGGACGTCAACGACATCCTCGTGAACGGTCCCCACAACATCTATGTCGAGCGCGCGGGCAAGCTTTCGAAGTCCGAAATACGCTTCAAGGACGAGCGGCATCTTCTGCGTATCATCGACAAGATCGTGTCCGCCGTGGGCCGCCGCGTCGATGAATCGAACCCCTACGTCGACGCCCGCCTCAAGGACGGCTCGCGCTTCAACGCGATGGTGCCGCCGGTGGCGGTCGATGGCTCGCTCGTCTCCATCCGGAAGTTCAAGAAGGAGAAGCTGGGCATCGACAAGCTGGTCGAGTTCGGCGCCTTCACCGAAGAGATGGCGATGTACCTCCAGGCCGCCTGCGCCTGCCGCCTGAATGTCATCGTCTCGGGCGGAACCGGCTCGGGCAAGACGACCACGCTGAATGCGCTGTCGTCCTTCATCGGACAGGCCGAGCGCGTGCTGACGATCGAGGATACCGCGGAACTCCAGCTCCAGCAGGACCATGTCGGCCGGATGGAAAGCCGCCCCCCGAACGTCGAGGGCAAGGGCGCCGTCACCCAGCGCGATTGCCTGCGCAACGCGCTCCGGATGCGCCCCGACCGCATCATCGTCGGCGAGACGCGCGGCGAGGAAGTCATCGACATGCTTCAGGCCATGAACACCGGCCATGACGGCTCGATGACGACGATCCACGCCAACAACGCCCGCGACGCCATCAGCCGGCTCGAGAACATGATCGCGATGGCCGGGATCGAGATGCCGCTCAAGGCCGTCCGCGCCCAGATCGCCTCGGCCGTGAACCTGATCGTGCAGGCCTCGCGCCTGCAGGACGGCTCGCGCCGCATGGTGTCGATCACCGAGGTGACCGGCATGGAAGGCGAAGTCATCACGCTGCAGGAAATCTTCCGCTACGAGCGCCTCGGGCTGGAGCCTGACGGCACCATCATCGGCCGCTTCACCGCGACCGGGATCCGCAGCCACTACGCCGACCGATTCAAGGCCTGGGGCTACGACCTGCCCTCCAACATCTACGAACCTGCCGAGGGCCGCTGA
- a CDS encoding type II secretion system F family protein yields MITSVIEGMLGPDGMMYVAGAAGVLLVLLALPMLLTKKTDPLDRIARERKEQALEGAPEMLNRHGTRNEHLAKYAQLLDPQDAEEMTKARKLLIQAGYTHRDAVRTLTAAQLLLGLGLLVLGVLYSFLLAGDLTLVKQISYTLIPGAVGYYAPKYWVQKRVAKRQEEIQQGFPDALDLLLVCVEAGQSLDQSIIRMATEIEPSYPALAGEFLMVAQEMKAGKDKPDVLRAMAERCDINDITSFVTVLIQSATFGTSIADALRVYANEMRDKRVMRAEEKANVLPTKLTVGTMMFCVPPLLIILIGPSLHGIADTLGGGGVGF; encoded by the coding sequence ATGATCACATCCGTCATCGAGGGCATGCTTGGACCGGACGGCATGATGTACGTTGCGGGCGCCGCCGGGGTTCTCCTCGTGCTGCTCGCGCTGCCGATGCTGCTGACCAAGAAGACCGATCCGCTCGACCGCATCGCGCGCGAACGCAAGGAACAGGCGCTCGAAGGCGCGCCCGAGATGCTGAACCGTCACGGCACCCGGAACGAGCATCTCGCGAAATACGCGCAGCTCCTCGATCCGCAGGACGCCGAGGAGATGACGAAGGCGCGCAAGCTCCTGATCCAGGCGGGCTATACCCATCGCGACGCCGTGCGGACGCTGACCGCCGCACAGCTTCTGCTGGGCCTCGGCCTGCTGGTGCTCGGCGTGCTCTACAGCTTCCTTCTGGCGGGCGACCTGACCCTCGTGAAACAGATCAGCTACACGCTCATCCCCGGCGCGGTCGGCTACTACGCCCCGAAATACTGGGTGCAGAAGCGCGTCGCCAAGCGTCAGGAAGAGATCCAGCAGGGCTTCCCCGACGCGCTCGACCTCCTTCTGGTCTGCGTTGAGGCGGGCCAGTCGCTCGATCAGTCCATCATCCGCATGGCCACCGAGATCGAGCCGTCCTACCCCGCGCTGGCCGGCGAATTCCTGATGGTCGCGCAGGAGATGAAGGCCGGCAAGGACAAGCCCGACGTGCTGCGCGCCATGGCCGAGCGCTGCGACATCAACGATATCACCAGCTTCGTGACCGTTCTGATCCAGTCCGCCACCTTCGGCACCTCGATCGCCGACGCCTTGCGCGTCTACGCCAACGAGATGCGCGACAAGCGGGTCATGCGCGCCGAGGAAAAGGCCAACGTGCTGCCGACCAAGCTGACCGTGGGCACGATGATGTTCTGTGTTCCCCCTCTCCTTATCATCCTGATCGGGCCGTCGCTCCACGGCATCGCCGATACCCTCGGCGGCGGCGGGGTCGGGTTCTGA
- a CDS encoding tetratricopeptide repeat protein: MRRAALPLLLVAALASGCVQGVSGRGAVPEDGLLPPGTAKGPGVDPLIVGDRLLAAGEPELALESYIRAGIEGDGLTPEVQLAMATANIELGRLGQAEAQLRTLVAAEPRNARALNNLGVVLLEQGETGEAHRVFKTAFALQPSPEIRENLRVSSSRMVIPVYDDGQDDTFTLTRRTNGTWGLSPPRGG, translated from the coding sequence ATGCGCCGCGCGGCGCTCCCCCTCCTTCTCGTGGCCGCACTGGCCTCTGGCTGCGTGCAGGGTGTCAGCGGACGCGGCGCGGTGCCCGAGGACGGGCTCCTGCCGCCGGGCACCGCCAAGGGTCCGGGGGTCGATCCGCTCATTGTCGGCGACCGCCTTCTTGCCGCCGGCGAGCCCGAGCTCGCCCTCGAAAGCTACATCCGCGCCGGGATCGAAGGCGACGGCCTCACCCCCGAGGTGCAGCTCGCGATGGCGACCGCCAATATTGAACTGGGCCGCCTCGGACAGGCCGAAGCACAACTGCGCACCCTCGTCGCCGCCGAGCCGCGCAATGCCCGAGCGCTCAACAATCTGGGCGTCGTCCTTCTCGAACAGGGTGAGACCGGCGAGGCCCATCGCGTCTTCAAGACTGCGTTCGCGTTGCAACCCTCGCCGGAAATCCGGGAGAATCTGCGCGTTTCCTCTTCCCGTATGGTGATCCCCGTCTACGATGACGGCCAAGATGACACCTTCACGCTGACGCGGCGGACGAACGGGACCTGGGGTCTCAGCCCACCGCGCGGCGGATAA
- a CDS encoding ligase-associated DNA damage response DEXH box helicase: MDLPPALSAFFERRHWRLHPHQRDMLERKDAPSLLLIAPTGGGKTLAGFLPTLVECAEGHDGLHTLYVSPLKALANDIRRNLATPIEEAGLPIRVEDRTGDTSYTKRQRQRADPPHVLLTTPESLALMISYPDAARTFAGLQRVIVDEIHALADNKRGDQLMLALSRLQTLAPGLRRVGLSATVDDPGVIAHYLARHPDPCPIVHADPGPPPDIAILDTEEAPPWAGAGGRYAIPAVLEQVRQHATTLIFHNTRAQAEIFFHNLWLANEDDLPIGIHHGALAKEARLRVEQAMVAGELKAIVATGSLDLGIDWGDVDLVIQIGAPKKVKSLVQRIGRANHRYNAPSKARLVPANRFEVIECHAALEAVRAGELDGDLRLDGPRDVLCQHIACVACAADFHEDTLFAEIRSVGPYSTLSRAAFDECLEFVATGGYALRAYDRYQRLKERSPGVWGLRDPRAARQIRMNLGTIIDTDKLKVRFKGRGGMPLGEIEEGFASTLSPGDTFLMGGQIVRYENMRELTVEVSPRPNKEPRIATYIGYKWTTSVQLAARIQDMLHEQRFDALPDHTRTWLELQAEVSTMPEPGRLLVEQFPRDGRHHVCIYGFAGINAHQTLALLVTKGMEENGLDPLGFVSNDYATLIWGLKPVGDIRPYLQHDGVHAALESWLNGNAVMKRTFRNAAIIAGLIDRNYPGKRSTGRQAAFSSDILYDTLHRYDPDHLMLKITEEEAMRGHIDFGRVELLLNTVGDRIDQVKLDRVTPLAAPMFLERGIVPIKGRGEGKLMLEEAEKLMAEAGLSLE; the protein is encoded by the coding sequence ATGGACCTGCCCCCCGCCCTCTCCGCCTTCTTCGAACGCCGCCACTGGCGCCTGCATCCGCATCAGCGCGACATGCTCGAGCGAAAGGATGCGCCCAGCCTCCTGCTCATCGCGCCCACCGGCGGCGGCAAGACGCTTGCAGGCTTCCTGCCGACCCTCGTGGAATGCGCGGAGGGCCATGACGGTCTCCACACGCTCTACGTCTCGCCCCTGAAGGCGCTGGCCAATGACATCCGCCGCAACCTCGCGACCCCGATCGAGGAGGCGGGCCTGCCCATCCGCGTCGAGGACCGCACCGGCGACACCTCCTATACCAAGCGGCAGCGCCAGCGCGCCGACCCGCCCCATGTCCTCCTGACGACGCCCGAATCCCTCGCGCTGATGATCTCCTACCCCGATGCCGCCCGCACCTTCGCGGGCCTACAACGCGTCATCGTCGACGAGATCCACGCGCTGGCCGACAACAAGCGCGGCGATCAGTTGATGCTCGCCCTCTCGCGCCTTCAGACCCTCGCGCCGGGCCTGCGCCGCGTCGGCCTCTCGGCCACCGTCGACGATCCCGGCGTGATCGCGCATTACCTCGCGCGCCATCCCGACCCCTGCCCCATCGTTCATGCCGATCCCGGCCCGCCCCCCGACATCGCGATCCTCGACACCGAGGAGGCACCGCCCTGGGCCGGCGCGGGCGGGCGCTATGCCATTCCGGCCGTGCTGGAGCAGGTCCGCCAGCACGCCACCACGCTGATCTTCCACAACACCCGTGCGCAGGCCGAGATCTTCTTTCACAATCTCTGGCTCGCCAACGAGGACGACCTGCCCATCGGCATCCACCACGGCGCGCTGGCCAAGGAAGCGCGCCTGCGAGTCGAGCAGGCGATGGTCGCGGGCGAGCTGAAGGCGATCGTCGCCACCGGGTCGCTCGACCTCGGGATCGACTGGGGCGATGTCGACCTGGTGATCCAGATCGGTGCCCCGAAGAAGGTCAAGTCACTTGTCCAGCGCATCGGCCGCGCCAACCACCGCTACAACGCGCCCTCGAAGGCCCGACTCGTCCCCGCGAACCGCTTCGAGGTGATCGAGTGCCACGCCGCCCTCGAAGCCGTCCGCGCGGGCGAGCTGGACGGCGACCTGCGGCTCGACGGGCCGCGCGATGTCCTCTGCCAGCACATCGCCTGCGTCGCCTGCGCGGCCGACTTCCATGAGGACACGCTCTTCGCCGAGATCCGCTCCGTCGGTCCGTATTCCACCCTCAGCCGCGCCGCCTTCGACGAATGCCTCGAATTCGTGGCGACCGGCGGCTACGCGCTTCGCGCCTATGACCGCTACCAACGCCTCAAGGAACGAAGCCCCGGCGTATGGGGCCTGCGCGATCCCCGCGCGGCGCGTCAGATCCGCATGAACCTCGGCACGATCATCGACACGGACAAGCTCAAGGTCCGCTTCAAGGGTCGTGGCGGCATGCCCCTGGGCGAGATCGAGGAAGGCTTCGCGTCGACCCTGTCGCCCGGCGATACCTTCCTGATGGGCGGCCAGATCGTCCGCTACGAGAACATGCGCGAGCTGACCGTCGAGGTTTCGCCCCGCCCCAACAAGGAGCCCCGGATCGCGACCTATATCGGCTACAAATGGACCACATCGGTCCAACTGGCCGCCCGCATCCAGGACATGCTCCACGAGCAGCGCTTCGACGCGCTGCCCGATCACACCCGCACCTGGCTCGAGCTTCAGGCCGAGGTCTCGACCATGCCCGAACCCGGTCGCCTGCTGGTCGAGCAGTTCCCGCGCGACGGCCGCCACCATGTCTGCATCTACGGCTTCGCGGGCATCAACGCGCACCAGACCCTCGCCCTCCTCGTGACCAAGGGGATGGAGGAGAACGGCCTCGACCCGCTGGGCTTCGTCTCGAACGACTACGCGACGCTGATCTGGGGGCTGAAGCCCGTCGGCGACATCCGCCCCTATCTGCAACATGACGGCGTCCACGCGGCACTCGAAAGCTGGCTGAACGGCAACGCGGTGATGAAGCGGACCTTCCGCAATGCGGCGATCATCGCGGGCCTGATCGACCGCAACTATCCCGGCAAGCGCAGCACCGGGCGACAGGCCGCCTTCTCGTCGGACATTCTCTACGACACGCTCCACCGCTACGACCCCGACCACCTGATGCTCAAGATCACCGAGGAGGAGGCGATGCGCGGCCATATCGACTTCGGCCGGGTCGAACTCCTCCTGAACACGGTGGGCGACCGCATCGACCAGGTGAAGCTCGATCGCGTGACGCCCCTGGCCGCGCCGATGTTCCTCGAACGCGGCATCGTGCCGATCAAGGGCCGCGGCGAAGGCAAGCTGATGCTCGAGGAGGCAGAGAAGCTGATGGCCGAAGCCGGCCTCTCGCTCGAGTGA
- a CDS encoding ATPase codes for MNMQPDPSITGVPAPAQPKTLADTGLTPVMLRDIMLKTCFRKSVDTTREIAAAIALPPALTQQLVDNAREAGLMQATGTMHAGASSEMGFTLTEAGKARALDALTQSEYYGALPVPLEAYKTQVKAQSIKNIHINRERLIAAMGHLILPDGLIDQLGPAVGSGKSVLMYGPPGNGKSSIAEGIRAALGDNIWVPSAIEYAGQVITVFDPIVHTAVEQVNDENALRKSNVRVDPRYVLCNRPTVMTGGELMLNMLDLNYNSVARTYQASLQLKSSGGVFIVDDLGRQEEPPQKLVNRWIVPMEMGYDILALQSGEKFEVPFDTLVVFSTNFHPNKIFDVAALRRIFFKVLIDGPTQGEFLKILAMVAKKKKFALDEQALVHLLKSKYPEIDNIYANYHAPFLIDQMIATCNFEGMEYRMTPELVDRAWANLFVEEGDIVH; via the coding sequence ATGAACATGCAGCCCGATCCGAGCATCACGGGCGTTCCCGCCCCGGCCCAGCCCAAGACGCTGGCCGATACCGGCCTGACGCCGGTCATGCTGCGCGACATCATGCTGAAGACGTGCTTTCGCAAATCCGTCGACACAACGCGCGAGATCGCGGCCGCCATCGCGCTGCCGCCGGCGCTGACGCAGCAACTCGTCGACAACGCGCGCGAGGCCGGGCTGATGCAGGCCACCGGCACGATGCATGCCGGCGCCTCCTCCGAGATGGGGTTCACGCTGACCGAGGCGGGCAAGGCCCGTGCGCTCGATGCCCTGACGCAGTCGGAATACTACGGCGCGCTGCCCGTCCCGCTCGAGGCCTACAAGACGCAGGTCAAGGCGCAGTCGATCAAGAACATCCACATCAACCGCGAGCGGCTGATCGCCGCGATGGGCCATCTGATCCTGCCCGACGGGCTGATCGACCAGCTCGGACCGGCCGTCGGATCGGGCAAGTCGGTTCTGATGTACGGTCCCCCCGGCAACGGGAAATCGTCCATCGCCGAGGGCATACGCGCAGCCCTGGGCGACAACATCTGGGTGCCGTCCGCCATCGAGTACGCGGGCCAGGTCATCACGGTCTTCGACCCAATCGTCCACACCGCGGTCGAGCAGGTGAATGACGAGAACGCGCTCAGGAAGTCGAACGTGCGGGTCGATCCGCGCTACGTGCTCTGCAACCGGCCGACGGTGATGACCGGCGGCGAGCTCATGCTGAACATGCTCGATCTGAACTACAACTCGGTCGCGCGCACCTACCAGGCGTCGCTGCAGCTCAAATCGTCCGGCGGGGTGTTCATCGTCGACGACCTCGGCCGCCAGGAGGAGCCGCCGCAGAAGCTCGTCAACCGCTGGATCGTTCCGATGGAGATGGGCTACGACATCCTCGCGCTGCAATCGGGCGAGAAATTCGAGGTGCCGTTCGACACGCTCGTGGTCTTCTCGACCAACTTCCATCCCAACAAGATCTTCGACGTCGCGGCGTTGCGCCGGATCTTCTTCAAGGTTCTGATCGACGGCCCGACCCAGGGCGAGTTCCTCAAGATCCTCGCCATGGTCGCCAAGAAGAAGAAGTTCGCCCTCGACGAGCAGGCGCTCGTCCACCTCCTGAAGTCGAAATACCCCGAGATCGATAACATCTACGCGAATTACCACGCGCCGTTCCTGATCGACCAGATGATCGCGACCTGCAACTTCGAGGGCATGGAATACCGCATGACCCCTGAGCTCGTGGACCGCGCATGGGCCAATCTCTTCGTCGAGGAGGGCGATATCGTCCACTGA
- a CDS encoding lipocalin family protein has translation MIRALALALTLTGCAAAVAPLLPSYRDTTVAIASKADFDPSRFAGLWHEVARFPVAFQSDCPRATAEYAAPTGDRLRLRNTCRTADGTAIRAITGDATVIGPGRLRVELSGVPFAAPLWVLWADADYRTAVLGQPNGRAGWILNRDPAIPEDRLRSALTVLDFNGYDTTQLRYAPPNRLR, from the coding sequence ATGATCCGCGCCCTCGCCCTCGCCCTGACCCTCACGGGATGCGCCGCCGCGGTGGCACCACTCCTGCCGTCCTATCGCGACACCACGGTCGCCATCGCGTCCAAGGCCGATTTCGATCCGTCCCGCTTCGCCGGCCTATGGCACGAGGTCGCGCGCTTTCCCGTCGCTTTCCAATCCGACTGTCCCCGCGCGACAGCAGAATACGCCGCGCCCACGGGCGACCGGTTGCGTCTGCGCAACACCTGCCGGACGGCGGACGGCACGGCCATCCGCGCCATCACCGGCGATGCCACCGTGATCGGACCGGGCCGTCTGCGGGTCGAGCTGTCGGGCGTGCCCTTCGCCGCACCGCTCTGGGTTCTCTGGGCGGACGCGGATTACCGCACGGCCGTGCTGGGTCAGCCCAACGGGCGTGCGGGCTGGATCCTGAACCGCGATCCGGCCATTCCCGAGGACCGTTTGCGCTCCGCGCTGACGGTGCTCGACTTCAATGGCTACGACACGACGCAACTCCGCTACGCACCCCCGAATCGTTTGCGTTAA
- a CDS encoding prepilin peptidase, protein MDGLTMLAATPLEGLVLGLLSLPICVYVAYTDLSQMKIRNTAVLALFVVFVVAGLFVITPLVEYLWRFVHLAVVLAAGFVLTMIRAVGAGDAKFAAAMAPFVALPDLPEVLILFAILLVVTWVGHRIIRSIPAIRNLAPDWRSWSEKKDFPMGITLAATHLTYLGLAAAGPG, encoded by the coding sequence ATGGACGGACTGACGATGCTTGCCGCCACGCCGCTCGAGGGGCTCGTCCTCGGGCTCCTCTCGCTCCCGATCTGCGTCTACGTCGCTTATACCGACCTGTCGCAGATGAAGATCCGCAACACCGCGGTGCTGGCGCTCTTCGTGGTTTTCGTGGTGGCCGGTCTCTTCGTTATCACGCCGCTCGTCGAATACCTGTGGCGCTTCGTCCATCTCGCGGTGGTGCTCGCGGCGGGGTTCGTCCTGACGATGATCCGCGCCGTCGGGGCGGGCGACGCGAAGTTTGCGGCCGCCATGGCGCCCTTCGTGGCCCTGCCCGACCTTCCCGAGGTGCTGATCCTGTTCGCGATCCTGCTGGTCGTCACTTGGGTCGGGCACCGCATCATCCGGTCGATTCCCGCGATCCGCAACCTCGCGCCGGACTGGCGGAGCTGGTCCGAGAAGAAGGACTTCCCGATGGGGATCACGCTGGCCGCGACGCACCTGACCTATCTCGGCCTTGCCGCCGCTGGCCCCGGTTAA
- the pdeM gene encoding ligase-associated DNA damage response endonuclease PdeM, translating into MRNAHAFSFAGEHLVARPSGALHWPAARLLVVSDLHLGKSERIARRSGMLVPPYETIDTLTRLQDDIAATDPAVVISLGDSFDDMAAADALDPSDIAWIEGLMAGRDWTWITGNHDPAPTGLGGHAAEGVTCGPLTFRHIATEHGRHEVSGHYHPKAALCVKGRNISRPCFLHDGNRLIMPAYGTYTGGLRSRDRALTDLMGAQARAILAGSPMVEIPMPR; encoded by the coding sequence ATGCGGAACGCCCATGCCTTCAGCTTCGCCGGCGAACACCTCGTCGCGCGCCCGTCCGGGGCCCTGCACTGGCCGGCGGCGCGCCTTCTGGTGGTCAGCGACCTGCATCTGGGCAAGTCCGAACGCATCGCCCGCCGCTCCGGCATGCTCGTCCCGCCCTACGAGACGATCGACACGCTGACGCGGCTGCAGGACGACATCGCGGCAACCGACCCGGCGGTCGTCATCTCGCTCGGCGACAGCTTCGACGACATGGCGGCGGCGGATGCGCTCGACCCGTCCGACATCGCGTGGATCGAAGGGTTGATGGCCGGGCGCGACTGGACCTGGATCACGGGCAACCACGACCCCGCGCCCACCGGCCTCGGCGGTCACGCGGCCGAGGGCGTGACTTGCGGCCCCCTGACCTTCCGCCACATCGCCACCGAGCACGGACGCCACGAGGTGTCAGGCCATTACCACCCGAAGGCCGCGCTTTGCGTGAAGGGGCGCAACATCTCGCGGCCCTGCTTTCTCCATGACGGCAACCGCCTCATCATGCCGGCCTACGGGACCTATACCGGCGGGCTGCGCTCCCGCGACCGGGCGTTGACCGACCTGATGGGTGCGCAGGCCCGCGCGATCCTCGCGGGGTCGCCCATGGTCGAGATCCCGATGCCGCGCTAG
- a CDS encoding tetratricopeptide repeat protein: MRHPIFLTLALGGSLALSACNSTDGDVTRAIDSVRNEQGGMRDVMLTVAQPTEAVAFFKRETAAGPDDVEAHRGLAQSLIRAGRPTEAILVWRDVLEMEGATHDDRVDLADALIRTSDWTEAKAVLDTIPPTHETFKRYRLEAMVADSQQQWSKSDSFYETAVGLTTTPAGVLNNWGFSKLTRGDSEAAERLFTEAITYDDDLFTAKNNLVLARAARRSYALPGIRMNQEQRAQLLHTAGLAAIKQGDVDIGRNLLQDAIDTHPRHFEPAVRALQALDA; this comes from the coding sequence ATGCGCCACCCGATCTTCCTGACCCTCGCTCTCGGGGGCAGCCTGGCCCTGTCGGCCTGCAATTCCACCGATGGCGACGTCACCCGCGCGATCGACAGCGTGCGCAACGAGCAGGGCGGCATGCGCGACGTCATGCTGACCGTCGCCCAGCCGACCGAGGCGGTGGCCTTCTTCAAGCGCGAGACGGCGGCCGGACCCGACGACGTCGAAGCGCATCGCGGCCTCGCCCAGAGCCTGATCCGCGCCGGTCGCCCGACCGAGGCTATCCTCGTCTGGCGCGACGTCCTCGAGATGGAGGGCGCGACCCATGACGACCGGGTCGATCTGGCCGACGCGCTGATCCGGACGTCGGACTGGACCGAGGCGAAGGCCGTGCTCGACACGATCCCGCCGACCCACGAGACCTTCAAGCGCTACCGCCTCGAGGCCATGGTCGCCGACAGCCAGCAGCAATGGTCGAAATCCGACAGCTTCTACGAGACCGCCGTCGGCCTGACGACGACGCCCGCGGGCGTGCTCAACAACTGGGGCTTCTCGAAACTGACGCGCGGCGACAGCGAGGCGGCCGAACGGCTCTTCACCGAAGCGATCACCTATGACGACGATCTTTTCACCGCGAAGAACAACCTCGTTCTCGCGCGCGCGGCGCGGCGCAGCTACGCCCTGCCCGGCATCCGCATGAACCAGGAACAGCGCGCACAGCTTCTGCACACCGCCGGGCTCGCCGCGATCAAGCAGGGCGATGTAGATATCGGCCGCAACCTGCTGCAGGACGCGATCGACACGCATCCGCGTCACTTCGAGCCTGCGGTCCGCGCGCTGCAGGCGCTGGACGCCTGA
- a CDS encoding type II secretion system F family protein, translated as MQLSIEPLIYIAIFGSMLLVIGGIYLLIFGESIKLNNRVNRRLALMEKGATRDEVMAQLRKEMSQHDGAKQIPLYSLIAEKAQKANLAFTPGMLMGIMALLVVLSFLMMTLFTGASLPIRILMSIVFGIGAVYVWVNGKAKKRLALMEEQLPDAVELIVRSLRVGHPLNSAIGIVAKEIADPLGSEMGFIADEAAYGRDIPEALRALAERVELQDLRFLAVAVAIQQKSGGNLAEILEGLSNVVRARFKLFRKVKAITAEARWSGVFLSAFPILALVGINVMKPDYYTDVKDTAYFIPAAAVVCVFLLVNVVFMRMMVNIKV; from the coding sequence ATGCAACTGTCGATCGAACCACTTATCTATATCGCGATCTTCGGGTCCATGCTGCTGGTCATCGGCGGCATCTATCTTCTGATCTTCGGCGAGAGCATCAAGCTCAACAATCGCGTCAACCGGCGCCTGGCTCTGATGGAGAAGGGCGCCACCCGCGACGAGGTCATGGCCCAGCTCCGCAAGGAGATGTCGCAGCACGACGGCGCCAAGCAGATCCCGCTCTATTCGCTGATTGCCGAGAAGGCGCAGAAGGCCAACCTCGCCTTCACGCCCGGCATGCTGATGGGGATCATGGCCCTGCTGGTCGTGCTGTCCTTCCTGATGATGACGCTATTCACCGGCGCCTCGCTTCCGATCCGGATCCTGATGTCGATCGTGTTCGGCATCGGCGCGGTCTATGTCTGGGTCAACGGCAAGGCCAAGAAGCGCCTCGCCCTGATGGAGGAACAGCTTCCCGACGCGGTCGAACTGATCGTCCGCAGCTTGCGCGTCGGCCACCCGCTGAACTCCGCCATCGGAATCGTCGCCAAGGAAATCGCCGACCCGCTGGGCTCCGAGATGGGGTTCATCGCCGACGAGGCCGCCTATGGCCGCGACATCCCCGAAGCGCTGCGCGCGCTGGCCGAGCGGGTCGAGCTGCAGGATCTGCGCTTCCTCGCGGTGGCCGTCGCCATCCAGCAGAAATCCGGCGGCAACCTGGCCGAGATCCTCGAGGGCCTGTCGAACGTCGTCCGGGCGCGGTTCAAGCTCTTTCGCAAGGTCAAGGCGATCACCGCCGAGGCGCGCTGGTCGGGCGTGTTCCTTTCGGCCTTCCCGATCCTCGCGCTCGTGGGCATCAACGTCATGAAGCCCGACTACTACACGGACGTGAAGGACACCGCCTATTTCATCCCGGCCGCCGCGGTCGTCTGCGTCTTCCTCCTCGTGAACGTCGTGTTCATGCGGATGATGGTCAACATCAAGGTCTGA